The proteins below are encoded in one region of Aquisphaera giovannonii:
- a CDS encoding sensor histidine kinase, giving the protein MFRSIRNQILIPIVAIQAAAVAAVALTAATLAARRVEREVVDRLNGVLETLGRAGIPYTPSTLEKMRGLSGAHFAVYDEAGRLVDATIEAPRALPPDVDAGGPAERLGALGEYPAILLDGTRYFAARMRAAASGLPAPASRASTLLVLYPETSWRQARREAATAPLVVGSGALLLMAGVTGWTAQRIGRRIQRLERQVARIAGGDFEELEPGNRPDEVRDLALSVNTMCGRLREMQGTIRRSERERLLAQVGAGLAHQLRNALTGARMSVQLHARRFPPPEGDETLKVAIRQLAMTEDQVKGLLSLGRAERRPPEACDARALLDEVAGLIGPAGQHARVRLVVDGRDGEGPLPLFGDRANVRAAVLNMALNAIEAAGAGGEVRLGATTDHEAGVTTFEIADDGPGPPPELAANLCEPFVTGKREGVGLGLALARQVAEGHGGRLEWTREGGITAFRLTLPAGEDGAKASAATYRQMAAATPAAGRG; this is encoded by the coding sequence ATGTTCCGGTCGATCCGAAACCAGATCCTGATCCCGATCGTGGCCATCCAGGCGGCGGCGGTCGCCGCGGTGGCGCTCACGGCGGCGACGCTGGCGGCGCGGCGGGTCGAGCGGGAGGTGGTGGACCGGCTCAACGGCGTGCTCGAGACGCTCGGCCGCGCGGGGATCCCCTACACGCCGAGCACGCTGGAGAAGATGCGGGGGCTCTCCGGGGCCCATTTCGCCGTCTACGACGAGGCCGGCCGCCTCGTGGACGCGACGATCGAGGCGCCGCGGGCCCTGCCCCCGGACGTCGACGCGGGGGGGCCGGCGGAGCGGCTCGGCGCGCTCGGCGAGTACCCCGCGATCCTCCTCGACGGCACGCGCTACTTCGCCGCCAGGATGAGGGCCGCGGCGTCGGGCCTACCCGCCCCCGCCTCGCGCGCGTCGACGCTCCTGGTCCTCTACCCCGAGACGAGCTGGCGGCAGGCCCGCCGCGAGGCGGCCACGGCGCCGCTGGTGGTCGGCTCCGGGGCCTTGCTGCTGATGGCCGGCGTCACGGGCTGGACGGCCCAGCGGATCGGCCGGCGGATCCAGCGGCTCGAGCGGCAGGTCGCCCGGATCGCCGGCGGCGACTTCGAGGAGCTGGAGCCCGGGAATCGGCCGGACGAGGTCCGCGACCTGGCCCTGTCGGTGAACACGATGTGCGGCCGGCTCCGCGAGATGCAGGGAACCATCCGCCGGTCCGAGCGCGAGCGGCTGCTCGCGCAGGTCGGCGCGGGGCTCGCCCACCAGCTCCGGAACGCGCTCACCGGCGCGCGGATGAGCGTGCAGCTCCACGCCCGGCGGTTCCCGCCGCCGGAGGGGGACGAGACCCTGAAGGTCGCGATCCGCCAGCTCGCGATGACCGAGGACCAGGTGAAGGGCCTCCTCTCCCTCGGCCGCGCCGAGCGGCGGCCGCCGGAGGCCTGCGACGCCCGGGCCCTCCTGGACGAGGTCGCCGGCCTGATCGGGCCCGCCGGCCAGCACGCGCGCGTGCGGCTGGTCGTGGACGGGCGCGACGGCGAGGGGCCGCTCCCCCTGTTCGGCGACCGGGCGAACGTGCGCGCGGCCGTCCTGAACATGGCCCTCAACGCGATCGAGGCCGCGGGAGCCGGCGGCGAGGTCCGGCTCGGCGCGACCACCGACCACGAGGCCGGCGTCACGACCTTCGAGATCGCCGACGACGGGCCCGGCCCGCCCCCGGAGCTGGCCGCGAACCTCTGCGAGCCGTTCGTCACCGGCAAGCGCGAGGGCGTCGGCCTGGGCCTCGCGCTGGCCCGGCAGGTCGCCGAGGGCCACGGCGGCCGCCTCGAGTGGACGCGAGAGGGCGGCATCACCGCCTTCCGCCTGACGCTCCCCGCGGGCGAGGACGGGGCGAAGGCGTCCGCGGCGACATACCGGCAGATGGCCGCGGCGACGCCCGCGGCCGGGAGGGGCTGA
- a CDS encoding sigma-54-dependent transcriptional regulator, whose amino-acid sequence MSRILIVDDEASICWSFRESFSDLGHEVEVASSAEEGLRIAASGPLDAVVLDVRLPGMDGLSALGPFRERIGPAPIIIITAFGDLDTAVRAMEGGAFDYLVKPFDLDQATALVTRALASSAAPQAVPGDDGPDSGPDALIGNSPAMQELFKQIALVAPTDVPVLITGESGTGKELIARAIHRHSRRRSGPFLPVCLAALNPNLVEGELFGHVRGSFTGATHDRRGLLELAGGGSVLLDEVGDIPLDLQVKLLRAVEHREATPVGDARPRRIDVRLVAATNRPLAELMKSGEFRQDLFFRLSVFQIEAPPLRARRDDIPLLAAHFLRSCRFAMTTSPEITPEALAELRRRPWEGNVRELRNAVEHAAVVSRGQPIRPEHLPPAGLGLAPSGPASGDGGGTSPPADDDARAIADRLSAWAAREVARPGAAPLHERFLDLAEPPLLRAVLDLYQGNRAAAAQVLGIHRATLRQKLRKYGIQ is encoded by the coding sequence ATGAGCCGCATCCTGATCGTGGACGACGAGGCGAGCATCTGCTGGTCGTTCCGGGAGTCGTTCTCCGACCTCGGGCACGAGGTGGAGGTGGCCTCGTCCGCGGAGGAGGGCCTGCGGATCGCCGCGAGCGGCCCGCTGGACGCCGTCGTCCTGGACGTCCGGCTGCCGGGCATGGACGGGCTCTCGGCGCTCGGGCCGTTCCGCGAGCGGATCGGGCCGGCGCCCATCATCATCATCACGGCCTTCGGCGACCTGGACACGGCGGTCCGGGCGATGGAGGGGGGCGCCTTCGACTACCTGGTCAAGCCGTTCGACCTGGACCAGGCCACGGCGCTGGTGACGCGGGCCCTCGCCTCGTCCGCGGCCCCGCAGGCGGTCCCTGGGGACGACGGGCCGGATTCCGGGCCGGATGCGCTCATCGGCAACTCGCCGGCGATGCAGGAGCTGTTCAAGCAGATCGCGCTGGTGGCCCCGACGGACGTCCCCGTCCTGATCACCGGCGAGAGCGGCACCGGCAAGGAGCTGATCGCCCGGGCCATCCACCGCCACAGCCGAAGACGCTCCGGGCCGTTCCTCCCCGTCTGCCTGGCCGCCCTCAACCCGAACCTCGTCGAGGGGGAGCTGTTCGGCCACGTCCGGGGCTCGTTCACCGGCGCGACGCACGACCGCCGCGGCCTGCTGGAGCTCGCCGGGGGCGGCTCCGTGCTGCTGGACGAGGTCGGCGACATCCCGCTGGACTTGCAGGTCAAGCTGTTGCGGGCCGTCGAGCACCGCGAGGCGACGCCCGTCGGCGACGCCCGGCCGCGGCGGATCGACGTCCGCCTGGTCGCCGCGACCAACCGGCCGCTCGCCGAGCTGATGAAGTCCGGCGAGTTCCGCCAGGACCTCTTCTTCCGCCTGAGCGTCTTCCAGATCGAGGCCCCGCCGCTGCGGGCCCGCCGCGACGACATCCCGCTCCTGGCCGCCCATTTCCTGCGGAGCTGCCGGTTCGCGATGACGACCAGCCCGGAGATCACCCCGGAAGCCCTGGCCGAGCTCCGCCGCCGCCCCTGGGAGGGCAACGTCCGCGAGCTCCGCAACGCCGTCGAGCACGCCGCCGTCGTCTCGCGGGGCCAGCCGATCCGCCCCGAGCACCTGCCCCCCGCCGGCCTCGGCCTCGCACCATCGGGCCCCGCATCCGGCGACGGCGGCGGGACGTCACCCCCGGCCGACGACGACGCCCGGGCGATCGCCGACAGGCTCTCCGCCTGGGCCGCCCGCGAGGTCGCCCGCCCCGGCGCCGCGCCGCTGCACGAGCGCTTCCTGGACCTGGCCGAGCCCCCCCTGCTCCGCGCCGTCCTCGACCTCTACCAGGGCAACCGCGCCGCCGCCGCCCAGGTGCTTGGCATCCACAGGGCAACGCTGCGGCAGAAGCTGCGGAAGTACGGCATCCAGTGA
- a CDS encoding ankyrin repeat domain-containing protein, with amino-acid sequence MSTTHPGSSDPAEQLTRAFEADDADRVRELLQGHPGLRARIDDPDGPFDSPAVVRARSRAMLDALLDAGADLNAKSRWWAGGFGILHGASPDVARYAVERGALVDAHAAARLGMTEKLAELVAANPEVVHERGPDGMTPLHLAADVETAAFLLDRGARIDARDVDHESTPAQYMLDNRQDVARYLVSRGCATDLLMAAALGDGGLARKHLDADPGCIRMRVSDEFFPKADPRSGGTIYQWTLGFFLSPHRVARKFGRGDVLELLESRTPPPLKLIEACWAGDEAKARALLAAEPGLVKGLPESDLREVADAARNNDAAAVRLMLECGFPATARGQHGATPLHWAAFHGNAEMARIVLRSRPDLEATDSDFKGTPLGWASHGSENGWHSRTGDYAGTVEALLAAGAKPPAKLQGSPAVREILRRHGVSDEA; translated from the coding sequence GTGAGCACGACGCACCCGGGGTCGAGCGATCCCGCCGAACAGTTGACGCGCGCGTTCGAGGCGGATGACGCCGACCGCGTCCGCGAACTCCTCCAGGGCCATCCCGGGCTCCGGGCCCGGATCGACGACCCGGACGGGCCGTTCGATTCGCCGGCCGTGGTGCGGGCGAGGAGCCGCGCCATGCTCGACGCGCTGCTCGACGCCGGCGCGGACCTCAATGCGAAGTCGAGGTGGTGGGCCGGCGGCTTCGGGATCCTCCACGGGGCGAGCCCGGACGTCGCGCGATACGCCGTCGAGCGCGGCGCCCTCGTGGATGCGCACGCGGCGGCCCGGCTGGGGATGACCGAGAAGCTGGCGGAGCTGGTCGCCGCGAATCCCGAGGTCGTGCACGAGCGTGGGCCCGACGGCATGACCCCCTTGCACCTCGCCGCGGACGTCGAGACCGCCGCCTTCCTGCTGGACCGCGGCGCGAGGATCGACGCCCGCGACGTCGACCACGAATCGACGCCGGCCCAGTACATGCTCGATAACCGCCAGGACGTGGCGAGGTATCTCGTCTCGCGCGGCTGCGCCACGGACCTCCTCATGGCCGCCGCGCTCGGCGACGGGGGCCTCGCTCGGAAGCACCTCGACGCCGATCCGGGCTGCATCCGGATGCGGGTCAGCGACGAATTCTTCCCGAAGGCCGACCCGAGGAGCGGCGGCACGATCTACCAGTGGACGCTCGGCTTCTTCCTGTCGCCGCATCGGGTCGCCCGCAAGTTCGGCCGCGGCGACGTCCTGGAATTGCTGGAGTCGCGCACGCCGCCGCCTCTCAAGCTGATCGAGGCGTGCTGGGCCGGCGACGAGGCGAAGGCCCGGGCCCTCCTGGCCGCGGAGCCGGGCCTCGTGAAGGGCCTCCCGGAGTCCGACCTGCGCGAGGTCGCCGACGCGGCGAGGAACAACGACGCGGCCGCCGTCCGGCTGATGCTCGAGTGCGGATTCCCCGCGACCGCCCGGGGGCAGCATGGGGCCACGCCCCTGCACTGGGCGGCCTTCCACGGCAATGCGGAGATGGCCCGGATCGTCCTCCGGTCCCGCCCGGATCTCGAGGCGACCGACTCCGACTTCAAGGGGACGCCCCTCGGCTGGGCCTCGCACGGCTCCGAGAACGGCTGGCATTCCCGGACGGGCGACTACGCGGGGACCGTCGAGGCCCTGCTCGCGGCCGGCGCGAAGCCCCCGGCGAAGCTCCAGGGGAGCCCCGCGGTCCGCGAGATCCTGCGGCGGCACGGCGTGTCGGACGAGGCGTGA
- a CDS encoding RNA polymerase sigma factor, translating into MSNPADQLYERLLVLRFQAGDEVAFAELVARYAPRLRYFLRKLLGDHHAAEDALQEAWLDVTRSISRLGDAGAFAAWVYRIARDRASRRLRRKGRVVATIDGEGPACEPSDDDPLLSAERAEAIHAALDRLSPEHREALVLRFLEGMSYEDMSRVVGRPTGTVRSRLHYARRALRDALEREGITP; encoded by the coding sequence GTGAGCAATCCGGCCGATCAACTGTACGAGCGACTCCTGGTCCTGCGATTCCAGGCCGGGGACGAGGTTGCGTTCGCCGAGCTGGTCGCGCGGTACGCGCCGAGGCTGCGGTATTTCCTCCGGAAGCTCCTGGGCGACCACCACGCCGCCGAGGACGCCCTCCAGGAGGCCTGGCTCGACGTGACGCGGTCGATCTCGCGGCTGGGCGACGCCGGCGCCTTCGCCGCGTGGGTCTATCGGATCGCCCGCGACCGGGCCTCCCGCCGGCTGCGACGGAAGGGCCGGGTCGTCGCCACGATCGACGGCGAGGGGCCGGCCTGCGAGCCGTCCGATGACGACCCCCTGCTGTCCGCCGAGCGGGCCGAGGCCATCCACGCGGCCCTCGACCGGCTCTCGCCCGAGCACCGCGAGGCGCTCGTGCTCCGCTTCCTGGAAGGGATGAGCTACGAGGACATGTCGCGGGTCGTCGGCCGTCCGACGGGGACGGTCCGGTCCCGCCTCCACTACGCCAGGCGCGCCCTGCGGGACGCGCTCGAACGGGAAGGGATCACCCCATGA
- a CDS encoding class I SAM-dependent methyltransferase, producing the protein MPSTECDAGPGGAEFVRDFDSRGEDYHRAFAVFLAHTDQKVRLKGWIDEAVAGLPRRGTFLDAGAGTGQVTAWYADAFEAMIAIEPNPSLREELARACPAAEVVPAGLMEAGPPRPCDLVLCSHVFYYIEPDEWLANLEALAAWVGERGMLALILQNPRTDCMRMLRHFTGRAFDLEGLRSAFDARHGSRFEGRIETVPATIAAADPADAYTIAEFVLNVLPIPTPIPRADVERYLDRHARGADGVHRLTCDQDVLVLRPRA; encoded by the coding sequence ATGCCGAGCACCGAGTGCGACGCCGGGCCAGGTGGGGCCGAGTTCGTCCGCGACTTCGACTCCCGCGGCGAGGATTACCATCGCGCGTTCGCCGTGTTCCTGGCGCACACCGACCAGAAGGTCCGGCTGAAGGGCTGGATCGACGAGGCCGTCGCCGGCCTGCCCCGGCGCGGGACGTTCCTCGACGCCGGCGCCGGGACGGGGCAGGTCACGGCCTGGTATGCCGACGCCTTCGAGGCCATGATCGCGATCGAGCCCAACCCCTCGCTCCGCGAGGAGCTGGCGCGGGCCTGCCCCGCCGCCGAGGTCGTCCCGGCGGGGCTGATGGAGGCCGGCCCGCCCCGGCCCTGCGACCTGGTCCTCTGCTCGCACGTCTTCTATTACATCGAGCCCGACGAGTGGCTGGCGAACCTGGAGGCCCTGGCGGCGTGGGTGGGCGAGCGGGGGATGCTCGCCCTGATCCTCCAGAACCCCCGCACCGACTGCATGCGGATGCTCCGCCACTTCACCGGCCGCGCGTTCGACCTGGAAGGGCTGCGGAGCGCGTTCGACGCCCGGCACGGCTCCCGGTTCGAGGGCCGGATCGAGACCGTCCCCGCGACGATCGCCGCCGCCGACCCGGCGGACGCCTACACGATCGCCGAGTTCGTCCTCAACGTGCTGCCGATCCCCACGCCCATCCCGAGGGCGGACGTCGAGCGGTACCTGGACCGGCACGCCCGCGGCGCCGACGGCGTCCATCGGCTCACCTGCGACCAGGACGTCCTCGTCCTCCGGCCGCGGGCCTGA
- a CDS encoding DUF6992 family protein has protein sequence MAGGIAHSLATTLLLWALGWLGASVIGLYARAGELWRSFWFMSGLWGLIDGLIAWYVLVGGPRAPAELLPVLRLNAGLDILYVAAGAALLGRGTPLLRGFGLAVLVQGAFLLALDGTFWRLCTRAAE, from the coding sequence ATGGCGGGCGGCATCGCGCATTCGCTGGCGACGACGCTGCTGCTCTGGGCGCTCGGCTGGCTGGGGGCCTCGGTGATCGGGCTCTACGCCCGCGCCGGCGAGCTCTGGCGGTCCTTCTGGTTCATGAGCGGGCTGTGGGGGCTCATCGACGGGCTGATCGCCTGGTATGTCCTGGTCGGCGGGCCGAGGGCCCCCGCCGAGCTGCTCCCCGTGCTCCGGCTCAACGCGGGCCTCGACATCCTGTACGTGGCGGCCGGCGCGGCCCTGCTGGGCCGAGGCACCCCCCTCCTGCGCGGGTTCGGCCTCGCGGTCCTCGTGCAGGGGGCGTTCCTGCTCGCCCTCGACGGCACATTCTGGCGGCTCTGCACGCGGGCGGCCGAATGA
- a CDS encoding PAS domain-containing hybrid sensor histidine kinase/response regulator has protein sequence MSHDPGDTHESLIREAGLFRYIVESAAEYAIFATDQGGRIVSWNTGAERILGYSESEILGQDARILFTPEDRARRAPEQEMERAAAEGRAANERWHVRKDGSRFWGSGLTMPLMEGPSNAPGFVKIFRDKTEQRRALEAQRESEDRYRLLFNSIDEGFCVIEVLHDDDGLPADYRFLEVNPAFERHTGLREATGRRVRDLVPGLEAHWYEVYSRVAETGEPVRFENEARALGGRWFDVYAFRIGEPSQRRVAVLFTDVTGRRELERSLRHRARELAEADHRKNEFLAMLAHELRNPLSAIHSAVQVARDPRATVEMLPQSLGVIERQAKNLARLIDDLLDVARITQGKVVLKREPVDLVAVIGRAAQAVRPLIEQKRHRFTFHHDFGPMPVDADPTRLEQVVGNLLTNAAKYTEPGGSVSVSAGREGAEAVVRVKDDGVGIPPDMLPKVFELFTQVDPTLARSEGGLGIGLSLVKQLVEMHGGTVSAASEPGRGSEFTVRLPLLESATPAQEPAPGAAAPGRNGRLLVVDDNVDTARLTGRLLELMGFDVLLCHDGRRALEVARQYRPEAILLDIGLPGMNGFEVARQIREDPCCRDSLIVGVSGYGDARSREQALEAGFDHHLVKPVDISAVAELVSRPR, from the coding sequence ATGTCTCACGATCCGGGCGACACCCATGAATCGCTCATCCGCGAGGCGGGCCTGTTCCGCTACATCGTGGAGAGTGCGGCCGAGTACGCCATCTTCGCGACCGACCAGGGCGGGCGCATAGTGTCCTGGAACACGGGGGCCGAGCGGATCCTCGGCTACTCCGAGTCCGAGATCCTCGGCCAGGACGCCCGCATCCTGTTCACGCCCGAGGACCGCGCGCGGAGGGCGCCCGAGCAGGAGATGGAGAGGGCCGCGGCCGAGGGCCGGGCCGCGAATGAGCGCTGGCACGTCCGCAAGGATGGGAGCCGCTTCTGGGGCAGCGGCCTCACGATGCCCCTCATGGAAGGCCCGAGCAACGCCCCGGGCTTCGTCAAGATCTTCCGGGACAAGACCGAGCAGCGGCGCGCCCTGGAGGCGCAGCGGGAGAGCGAGGACCGATATCGGCTGCTGTTCAACTCGATCGACGAGGGCTTCTGCGTCATCGAGGTCCTCCACGACGACGACGGCCTGCCGGCCGACTACCGGTTCCTCGAGGTCAACCCGGCCTTCGAGCGCCACACGGGCCTGCGCGAGGCGACCGGCAGGCGGGTGCGGGACCTCGTGCCGGGGCTCGAGGCCCACTGGTACGAGGTGTACAGCCGCGTGGCCGAGACCGGCGAGCCGGTCCGCTTCGAGAACGAGGCCAGGGCGCTGGGCGGGCGCTGGTTCGACGTCTACGCCTTCCGGATCGGCGAGCCCAGCCAGCGGCGGGTCGCGGTCCTCTTCACCGACGTCACCGGGCGGCGGGAGCTGGAGCGCTCGCTCCGGCACCGCGCCCGGGAGCTCGCCGAGGCGGACCACCGGAAGAACGAGTTCCTGGCGATGCTCGCCCACGAGCTGCGCAACCCGCTGTCGGCCATCCACAGCGCCGTCCAGGTCGCGAGGGACCCGAGGGCGACGGTCGAGATGCTGCCCCAGTCGCTGGGGGTCATCGAGCGGCAGGCGAAGAACCTGGCCCGCCTCATCGACGACCTGCTGGACGTGGCCCGCATCACCCAGGGCAAGGTCGTGCTCAAGCGGGAGCCGGTGGACCTCGTGGCGGTCATCGGCCGGGCGGCCCAGGCCGTCAGGCCCCTCATCGAGCAGAAGCGGCACAGATTCACGTTCCACCACGACTTCGGCCCCATGCCGGTGGACGCCGACCCCACCCGCCTGGAGCAGGTCGTCGGCAACCTGCTCACCAACGCCGCGAAGTACACCGAGCCGGGCGGCTCGGTCTCGGTCTCCGCCGGCCGGGAAGGGGCCGAGGCGGTCGTCCGCGTCAAGGACGACGGCGTCGGCATCCCGCCGGATATGCTGCCGAAGGTCTTCGAGCTGTTCACGCAGGTGGACCCGACGCTCGCCCGGTCCGAGGGGGGGCTGGGGATCGGGCTCTCGCTCGTCAAGCAGCTCGTGGAGATGCACGGGGGCACCGTCTCCGCGGCGAGCGAGCCGGGCCGCGGCAGCGAGTTCACGGTGAGGCTGCCGCTGCTGGAGTCGGCGACGCCGGCGCAGGAGCCCGCCCCCGGGGCGGCCGCGCCCGGGAGGAACGGGCGGCTCCTCGTCGTCGACGACAACGTGGACACGGCCCGCCTGACCGGCCGGCTCCTGGAGCTGATGGGCTTCGACGTCCTGCTCTGCCACGACGGCCGCCGGGCCCTCGAGGTGGCCAGGCAGTACCGGCCGGAGGCGATCCTGCTCGACATCGGGCTGCCGGGGATGAACGGCTTCGAGGTGGCCCGCCAGATCCGCGAGGATCCGTGCTGCCGGGATTCGCTCATCGTCGGGGTCTCCGGCTACGGGGACGCCCGGTCCCGGGAGCAGGCCCTCGAGGCGGGCTTCGACCACCACCTCGTCAAGCCCGTGGACATCTCGGCCGTCGCCGAACTGGTCTCCCGCCCCAGGTAG
- a CDS encoding ABC transporter ATP-binding protein, with product MKPPEIDRPAGGASAIRRLEAQFVRPYRGWIALGAAGLLVQSLLPLPVPLLQGWVLDRLVALARDPAAAGPDVQAAAVRAIGLAFVATLACHLGRMALGWGVAAMMGRISQEIVRDMRGALHRKLMRLPMAYFDSQQTGRLMARVTSDVGSILGFLNSGFLQLVNDLILAAGIAALLVWLQWRLGLVALVAVPLYAANHRAFAGRMHRLSTEIRAHVASIYALLSERVSAVRLVRSFAKEEAELVEFDARIDAHRALSWDNTRAAAYQGALATLISGLGTVLVVAYGAVLVGQGRLTVGELLAFYALVGQLYSPIVRLAQFQTTAVATRVSVERLFEIFDEPEPVADRPGARPVLHPRGGLRFRGVSFAYAEGGPDVLDEIDLEIEPGMTVGVLGPSGAGKSTLLALAARLYDVAEGRGAVLLDGRDVRDLRLLDLRRQVALVPQHALLFEGTIRSNLLYAAPDSSPSRMRRALEAADFARTVDGLPLGLDTPVGERGQSLSGGQRQRLALARALVADPAVLLLDDCTSALDAETEARVRKAVAELRPGRTSLIVSHKPASVRHADLILVLEGGRIAERGTHRELLALGGYYARLLARPSRTPATRRLPMPHRSA from the coding sequence ATGAAACCGCCCGAAATCGACCGCCCCGCGGGGGGAGCCTCCGCCATCCGCCGCCTGGAGGCCCAGTTCGTGAGGCCGTACCGGGGCTGGATCGCCCTGGGGGCCGCGGGCCTGCTCGTCCAGTCGCTCCTGCCGCTGCCGGTCCCCCTGCTGCAGGGCTGGGTCCTGGACCGGCTCGTCGCCCTGGCGCGGGACCCGGCCGCGGCGGGGCCGGATGTGCAGGCGGCCGCGGTCCGGGCCATCGGACTGGCCTTCGTCGCCACGCTCGCCTGCCACCTCGGGCGGATGGCCCTGGGCTGGGGGGTGGCCGCGATGATGGGCCGCATCAGCCAGGAGATCGTCCGGGACATGCGCGGGGCGCTGCACCGGAAGCTGATGCGGCTGCCGATGGCCTACTTCGACTCCCAGCAGACCGGCCGCCTGATGGCCCGGGTCACCAGCGACGTCGGCTCGATCCTGGGATTCCTCAACAGCGGCTTCCTGCAGCTGGTCAACGACCTGATCCTGGCGGCCGGGATCGCGGCCCTGCTCGTCTGGCTCCAGTGGCGGCTGGGCCTGGTGGCGCTCGTGGCCGTGCCGCTCTACGCGGCGAACCACCGGGCGTTCGCCGGCCGGATGCACCGGCTCTCCACCGAGATCCGCGCCCACGTGGCCTCGATCTACGCGCTGCTCAGCGAGCGGGTCTCGGCCGTGCGGCTCGTCCGGTCCTTCGCCAAGGAGGAGGCGGAGCTGGTCGAGTTCGATGCGCGGATCGATGCGCACCGCGCGCTGAGCTGGGACAACACGCGGGCGGCCGCCTACCAGGGCGCGCTGGCGACCCTGATCAGCGGGCTGGGGACGGTCCTCGTCGTCGCCTACGGCGCCGTGCTGGTGGGCCAGGGGCGGCTGACGGTGGGGGAGCTGCTGGCCTTCTACGCCCTGGTCGGCCAGCTCTACAGCCCGATCGTCCGCCTGGCCCAGTTCCAGACGACGGCCGTGGCGACGCGGGTCTCCGTCGAGCGGCTGTTCGAGATCTTCGACGAGCCCGAGCCCGTGGCGGACCGCCCCGGGGCGCGGCCGGTGTTGCATCCGCGCGGGGGGCTCCGGTTCCGGGGCGTCTCCTTCGCCTATGCGGAGGGCGGCCCGGACGTGCTCGACGAGATCGACCTGGAGATCGAGCCGGGCATGACCGTCGGCGTGCTCGGCCCCAGCGGGGCGGGCAAGAGCACGCTGCTGGCCCTGGCCGCGCGGCTCTACGACGTCGCCGAAGGGCGGGGCGCGGTCCTGCTCGACGGCCGGGACGTCCGGGACCTGCGCCTGCTCGACCTGCGCCGGCAGGTGGCCCTGGTGCCGCAGCACGCCCTCCTGTTCGAGGGGACGATCCGATCGAACCTCCTGTACGCGGCGCCCGACTCGTCCCCCTCGCGGATGCGGCGGGCCCTGGAGGCGGCCGACTTCGCCCGGACGGTGGACGGCCTGCCCCTGGGCCTGGACACGCCGGTCGGCGAGCGCGGCCAGAGCCTCTCCGGCGGCCAGCGCCAGCGGCTGGCCCTGGCCCGGGCCCTCGTCGCCGACCCGGCCGTGCTCCTGCTGGACGACTGCACGAGCGCCCTCGACGCCGAGACCGAGGCCCGGGTCCGCAAGGCGGTGGCCGAGCTCCGCCCCGGCCGCACGTCCCTGATCGTCTCGCACAAGCCGGCCTCGGTGCGGCACGCGGACCTGATCCTCGTGCTCGAAGGCGGGCGCATCGCGGAGCGCGGCACGCACCGCGAGCTCCTGGCCCTGGGCGGCTACTACGCCCGGCTGCTCGCCCGCCCGTCGCGCACGCCGGCCACTCGGCGCCTGCCCATGCCTCACCGATCCGCATGA